The stretch of DNA GAGCAGTCCACATTATTGACGATCGTTCCTTCTCCTCTTATGCTGATTTTTCTATATTGGCCGCCAGGATAACTCCCAGAACCATTAATGATCAGGTTACTGCTTTTCTCCATTGTCCTACCCCCCTATTACACTTTTATGCTTTCTTTGACTACAGCATTTTTATGTTGTGAAAAATCTTCCCGGTACTCTACGACACCAATTTCACAATTCCGGCCAATCTTTACCTGATTCCCCCGTACAACCTTGGCAATGGTATTCTCTAGTTCAATTTTGTCCCCTTCAATGAATTCCGCTTCGAGCTGAGTGGAAAACAACGGTTTAATGAGACTTTCGAAAAAGGAACCTCTATGTTTCACCGAAATGGTTTCACCGCCGATTTCCTTTGCCTTACATGGGCCATGAAGTTGAATTGTAATTTGTTCGGCATTTAATAACCCGCCTATAGCAAATTGAGAATCTGCTTTAAAAATCTCTGCCTCACAATCTCCCTCTACCCTTAACACCCCATTAATTTTAATTTCCTCACTTTTGACTTTTCCACCAACAGATGCCTTGCCGGAAACCTTTAATTTTTTCACATATAGATTTTCGCCAATCTTTGCCGTTCCATCTATCGATAGCTGCTGGGATTCAATCGTTCCCTTGACCTTTGCTTTACCGTTTATTTTCGTCTGTTCACTTGTCACATTCCCATCCACGGTCCCGAAACCATTACTTTCAAACTCTATGCAATCAATATCACTGTTAACCGTACCGAATCCATTTACAATGACCTGGCGGAACGCCCCGCCATTGGAAGCACCGAAACCATTGATGACTAAGTCTCCTTTTTCCTTCATATCCATGTATATTCTCCTTTATAATAATTTTGCCTTGATCTCTTCCATACACGACATCAGTGAAAGCTGTACAACCATTTTCGTCCCCAGATCCATATGCAGTGCTTCCGCGTTAATGAGCAAGAGACACGACGACACCCCAAGCTTCCTTGTTATCACTAATTCACAGCTTTTTTGTTTGATTAAAGCAGCATGCTCCTTTAACACCTGAAGTAGCATCTTTCCTTCATCTTGATTAATCTCACCAGATTGCAGAAGCTTCTCAAGCACATATACCTCAAGCATCCTAGTAATCGT from Bacillus sp. SLBN-46 encodes:
- a CDS encoding polymer-forming cytoskeletal protein, translating into MDMKEKGDLVINGFGASNGGAFRQVIVNGFGTVNSDIDCIEFESNGFGTVDGNVTSEQTKINGKAKVKGTIESQQLSIDGTAKIGENLYVKKLKVSGKASVGGKVKSEEIKINGVLRVEGDCEAEIFKADSQFAIGGLLNAEQITIQLHGPCKAKEIGGETISVKHRGSFFESLIKPLFSTQLEAEFIEGDKIELENTIAKVVRGNQVKIGRNCEIGVVEYREDFSQHKNAVVKESIKV